In Tripterygium wilfordii isolate XIE 37 chromosome 17, ASM1340144v1, whole genome shotgun sequence, the genomic window GGCAGCTTTCTCCTGAAGTTCAACTTCTCTCATCATGTTCATGACTGACTCCATGGCTGCAAACAGTGTCTTCTGCACCGGCATTACATTGTTCAGtcgtataaaaaaaattcatatttgaACTGAAATACTGAAAAATGATTTTCTCCAAATtcacaaaagaagaaacaaacattGCACGTTCAATATGTATTGCTTTCAAAAATCTCACTTCTCAATCCAGTaactctttttcccttttttagcCAAGTCTTCAGTTCCcttgatcatttttttttgaatgcaaaacttgatcaagaaaaaaatttcaacaagcACACCCAAATATAACCAAATAACTTGTGAAATTTTCATGCTGGACAAACACAAGTAATATACATTAATGAATAGCAGCGAGAATTCCAATTGAATCTCATGAAATGCTCAAAAATGCTGTTATGATAGTTAAGTTTAAAAGAACGGAAAAATTTATAGGCCAATGCACCTTGTGATTCTTGGAAACTTCAATTATCTCCTCAAGAAGGTCAACTCTGCATATTTGGCCAGATCGTGTAATGATAATGTTGGCATCACCCTCCGTGTCCTCCTTTCGTACGACAGGGAATTCATCATTTGACTTCAAGTCAATAGAACCTCCTGCTTCCAGTTTTTCAAAGTCATCAGTTGAGGCACTGGCATCAATGTCCTCATGAGGACTATGACATATGGTATCCACAGTATCTTCTTGAGGCGATGAAGGAACCACCTCTACCATAGAACTGTTTCGCTCCAGCGATGAGCCATCTAAAAATGATTTTGCTTGATCGAGTTTGCCACAACTAATCATATCAAAATCATCAGCACAAGGACCCTCAAATTCTTTCAACTCACCATGCAGATCAATCAGGTTGTCACTGGCACCCACCATCTCATGTACCAAGTTGGTTGGCAGTTCATGAGAAACAGTCACGTTGTCACCACCTTCATTGGTCAAATTTTTGGGTTCATCCACTGAACCAAACCGATCACTGTTTTTTTGAGCAACCCGCAACAATATCAATTCCTCCCCACCAGTACTTGCACTTGACTTCCCATAACATGAATcgtagaaattcaaaattgtagTAGAAGAAGCCAGTGTCTCATCATTAGTTGAACCAGTAAGATGGGCACCAATGGAACCATCACTGTCATAGGCCTGTCTGGTCATTGACTTTACTCCTGAAGAAGATCCCACTTCTTTTTCTCCACCAACCATCCGGCTTAACAATTTGATTTGTTCCTCATGTTCAGCTTCAACTGCAGAAGTAGTCAGTGCCTCATCATTAGTTGAACCAGTAAGATGGGCACCAAGAGTACCATCATTGTCATAAGCCTGTCCATTCATCAATAATACTCCTGAAGAAGTGCCCATTTCTCTTTCCGCACCAACCGTCCGGCGCCTTAACAATTTGCTTTGTTCCTCATATTCAGCTTCAGACTCCACTGTAAATCCAGTATGTAGCCAAGATGACCCAATCAGACAAATGAATTAAAACTTTCAAAAAATTTCCATGAAAGTACATAGAAGAAACACTATTTTCCataaaacaaagacacaaactaggaaataaatgaaaaggaaaaaaatctgATTGCATGTGCATTAACAATCACCCAGAAGCCCATGAACATAATGTCATGGCCGAGTCGAAAACCAAATCACAGTATATCTGTATATGTCATCATAGACTCAAGAACTAGAACTCTCTAAGCAGAAGAAAGATATTACCTCCTCCATCAGATGTATCTACGGACCTAATGTCCTTAGGAGGAGAAAAAGCAGCAAAGCTCCTCTGCGACCAATACGGAATGATCTCTGAGATTACACTTTCCACAGCAGCATCAGCatctttggattgctcaataGCAACCGCTCTCAGCAAGCGCTTATCAATCTGCCGTCAAAAGGATCTAGTAAGAGGAGTATTTAACGGAGAAAAAGTACACTAATTAACCATAAatctgttattttttttctaaagaaTATATCTGTTCACTTGAAGGAGTTTTTCGTAGATCACATCTTATCACaaagatcatatatatatatatatataggactcAGAAAACCTACAAACATTCAGAATTTCAGCAAATCACAAGAATTTGACAACCACGAAAATTTAATGGCTAGTAAGACAAGGCAGTGTGATTTCAGTAGATAAAAAGATTTTTAATCTCAACCAATCATGCATCTTCATATTTATCCCTTCTTCAACATAAAAATAGGCAATTTTCATTCTGCTCAAGGAAAAGTTTCCTGTAGAAAAAGATATTAACTTTGCCATTGAGGCGAATCTGGCATTACCTGTGGGAATATCTCAATCAACGATCGGTAAACTGAATTGAAGCCCATATTGAAAAGCTATCAGTCTGCAGAGAACAAGTGAAAGAATCAAACTTTAAGCCCAAACGTCCTTAATCAATCCATACTTATAAAGAACCGACACCAAAATCAAGTAATCACACTGATACAATATTCAAAACACAAATTGTTGAGCCGATTCAAAATAGTTTATCTATTGAATCCCTAATTATCATTTTTCAACTAATAACACAGACAGACAGTAGTAGCACAAAGATCAAACCCATAAAGAAGAGGAGAAACCCTAATGGTTGCTAAAAATGGTCGAGCGGAATCAAATTAAACAACCGGAAATTGTTGAAATCCAAACCAAATAAATATCCAATTgcaatgaaaatagaaaaattaaaactatTCCAGCCAACGAGTAGGAAACCGAAAAAGGTCAATTGACATTGAACGGATCAAGTAACTCAACAAAGAATCCCACTGGAAACAACAAGAAAGAGAATCGGCAATGCTATTTTACCTTCTCGTGCTTTCTCGGGAAACAAACCTGAGGGAGTGATGAAGAAAAGTACAGACCTTTCAGGTTTCGAGAGGGGGACGTAGGTTGTCTTGAGAGAGAAGTAAACGCGAGAGAGAATTGTAGGCGAATTTGTAGTCTGTGTTCTTCTCTATTATCGGGAACTGCGACAACAAACTGGGTTTAACAAGGACGCTAAGAAAACGGCCAAAATGGTAATTTGCTTTGTCAAGTAGGGTCGTTTTTGGCTAAGTACACGGAGCTCCGGATTGCTTGGTGGATTTTGACTTGGGCCGCGCGACGCTATTGGGTAATTGACTTCATGTCATCTGTGGGCCATTTGTTCACGTGGGTATGGGCCCATTGAAAGGCATCACTATCACAATACGCTGTCGTTTAAGCGCCTTGCCTTCACGCATTCGTCTTCGTCTATTTTTTGTTCGTTGTCGTTTAAACCAAAAACCCTGTCAATGTTGGCCGGACCCTGCAGCCTCCTCTCGCTCAGAGGCGGAAATGCTCTTCAGAAGACACTCCATTTCAACATTCTTGCACAACCACATACCACCATCCAGACAAGACATATTTCAGGCCTCAAGGTCTTATGGCAGTATGGCTCAAGGAAGGAAATGAGGGAATGGGTTAGGGATTGGTTGGAGGCTGGATTGCATATCCCCTTATGAGGATTTCTCACATTTGGATCAAGCGTCGTGAGAAATGGAGAAGAGGACTGTTGGTCTTTTCCATGAGTTACTTTCACTTTCTCTACGTACGAGGGTTACTACTCCAATTCTGGGAAAGTAGGGATATAGGTTTCGAACAAGTTCTCAAATGTGTTTACAAGGCATTCCGGCATATTTTACGGGTCACTGGAAGGTGAAATTAAGACTGCTTTGCTTAGGGAGGCATATAAGGAGAGTGAGTTCATTGATGGGGATCCGTTGATTGAGATGAAGGATAGGTTTGTTCAGTTGCTGGAGGAGGGATGACAGGAAAGAGCAGAGCAGTTGAGGATGCAATGGGAAGAGCTTAAGCAGGACATGGGAATGATGGTGATGAGTAACCAGGAGTTGGATGAGCAAGAGTGCAGTGAGCCACTCTAGAACAGTTATGACTTATGGTGATAAGAAAATGCTACTGGAGCAGCGTAATAAGCGCGGTCAGGTAAATAGGAGGGGAGGGTACCTTGGTTACAATGACTGTCGTGTGAAGCTCCATATTCTTCATAGATAGTTATTCAAATACATTGAGTGATGGTAGTAATAGAACTGTTCTTTCCACTTTTACCTTTTGTATAAACCCTGTTGGTCTCAAAACAGTAATCTGGAGTGCATGGCCTCAAGGTTCACTTTGATAAAAGAATAGTTATTTTTTTGGCAGATAAGAGCTTAATTATTTTAGGTAATTAATGATCTTATCAATGGAGTATAATCGTTTGAATTTAAGTGATATTGCTAACTAGTGTTGTCACCCATGAACCAGTTTTCTGTGCATATTCCATGCAGAAATAATTATGAAATTAAGTGTTGTTTACTTCTACCTTTTGCTGTGGATTGTATTGATCTAGCAACACCTGTCTGGAACAATCAGTAAATCACCTAATTTTGCATTGGTTATCACACGTAATGAATGAGAGAGATCAATTCAGAAACTGTGATCTTCCATAATATGAACTGAAAACCAACCTCATATCCTTGgtcatcttttctttgcttttgtttATCGCTCAACAAGACAACCTAACTGAATGAAACAATAAATTTGTGAGTTTGCAAGTATAAAAGGTAGTGAGGATTAGTCTTCGATGCGAAAAAACCATTCACCGATCTGCTTTTTGTTGCATATTTGCCTAGGTATCGATAGCGCAAATGAAGAGAGTAAATGTTCTTGCATCAATGTTCTTCATTGTGTTCTTAATCCTGCCCAAGTTGGAGGGTGCTGTGTGGCCGCCATCAGTGCCTCAACAACCACTCTGCGTCTCCCAAATGGCATTAGTGAATTATGCATGTGCTATGTTGCCCATACCTCCAGGGTCACCTCCCTTTTCTCCCGCCCGGCACTTGCAGGATTATGATCATGAGCACAGACACAGTCTATACCATGGATCTGCCATAGAACAGAATTGTTGCCGCTGGTTAAACAACGTAGATGACGAATGTGTCTGTGCGATGTTGGTCCACTTGCCCTCCTTCCTTGCAAGACCTGTGCACGAGTACACTGTTATTGTTCATAACTCATGCAATGTTACTTACACATGTCAAGGGGGAGTAAAAGCATAATGAGATATTGatcatgttgatttatattacCCTTTTGTCTATTGTTTCCCAAATAGGTTTAGCTACTTTCAATGCTGATTCTTCAGTCAAGGTTGGATTATGATATCTGCTTCATGTTGTGAGTTCACAGTGAATCTCTGACATTACTTCTTGTTTCTTTCACTAGTTACATGTTTGGTTGTCTTACATAGCCAGAAAATTAGCATTTATTTTAGTAGTAAGTGGGAATTTTGGGATTTGTACCCTGCCCATGGACTGGAAGATGGGGTTGAACTAGAAGGTAGCTTTTAGTTGGGTGTAATTGTTAATCCAGAATTTTGAGCCATAATACTATTGTCTAAATCGTATATTTGGTTTAGGGGGAATGATAAAGGAagccttttatttttgttgctttGCTATAATTAATTTGGTATTCAAGTTTGTCAATAGATCCCAAATACTTTCCTAAAATCTTCTTCTGCTACCTGTTGCTCTGTGAATGGATTAATGAATCCTCTCTCCTCATGCCTGGGTATTACTTCCATATGTCTAAAGAATATTGAAAAAGAGATGGAATTTGCGGGGTACCCTTTTTTAGTGTTGCTCGAAGACTTTGAAAGTAAATCCATGCCCCAGTGATTATATTACTTAAGCTCAACTTGCCATCTTGCATAAGGtactcttttcattttttgttgtcaTCAATGATGctgtacattcatcaagtttcaGCTTGTCATCTTCAGTCACCATTTTTGTTTTATGTTGGCTATGTTTTCAACATGACATGAAGCCTTATCTGCAGCGTTATTGGCTTATTTCTTTGGGGATGCTTCAGACATTTGTAAGTACCGTTTTCTCTACAAGATTTTGTTGCATTATTGCTAATTTGGTCAATGAATTCTATTGGaagtattatttttgtttatggAGGAGAATTACCAGCCttatggattaaaaaaaaactatcatatgAGGTGCTAGTACATGGCTTGTGGCTAATCCCTGTTAAACTTTGCAGCTTTTATCTACTTATTCATTTTTGTTTGacttgaaaagaaaaactagattAGTTGCATATTTTCTGGAATGTCAGTAAAATTGTCGTGCTGTTACACTTCTAATTGAAAGATTGTGCAACACCTGCTATCTTGCTCTGCCTGTGCTAGGTTGCATAGAAATTCTTCTAGAAATTGATTAAACATTTGACTCTGTATTTTCTCTGTGAATCTTTAGGTTTCTTTTGTTAACCACTACATTTAGCTTCGGGTAAATCCCCTTATACTTgagttttcttctctcaaggAATCTATAGTTTACAAGGGTAATGTTCAAGTTCTGCCTAAAACTTTTCATCCAGAATGTTGAGTTTAAACacaatacaaataaataaatgttagcgaaaaaaagaaagaagaaaaaagaagaaatcaaactTAACTTTAGGACATAGTTTCATAGCTTTGATTGCTAATTAGATACTAGTTCTTTTAGAATCTTGAATGATGTGCCCAACTTCACTCTATCAACACTGATTTTAAGTGTTTGCCTTGTATTAGCAGTTCATACTTCATACAACTAAAATGTCTTTCCAGTAGTTCATGTGGTTTGGTTGTAGGAACTGGGTTGGTAGAAAGACCTGTAAGTAACAGTCACTATACCACCAGAATAGTAGTTAGCCACACAAAATGAGTGGGATATAATAATTCAGACCTGTACTCTTCTACAACATTTAAAAAACTAAAATCACTCTCTTGGTCCCTTACATTTCTGTCAAACAAGAAACCCTAAATTAAAGGAAACACCAAGTTTATGACTTAACAGTTATAAAAGGAATGTCTGGACAAAATTGATACCCCAGAAAGTCCCCATTTGTTTATGATCTTTTTCTTGATGCATATCTGAAACCACAGATACAGCGCAAATGGAGAGACGCAAGATTTTTGCGCTAATGTTTCTTGCAGCCATCTCAGTGTTCTTGCCCAAAATGGAAAGCCAGGTAGCTCCACGTCCCCTTTGTTCCTCCCAGTTAGCCCTGGTGAACTATGCTTGCTCTCAGCTGCCAATGCCGTATGCTCCTCCTTTATCCTCCTCCCTTAACTCATCCCTGGATGAGGATGGCAATGGCAGCAGAAACATAAGTGGTCATCagaaccaccaccatcaccatgaTCACGATGATGATGACCATgaccatgatgatgatgatgatgaccatGACCACGATGATGATGACCATGACCAccgtcaccaccaccaccaccaccaccatgacCATGACCacgaccaccaccaccaccatgacCGTGACCACGACCACCATCACCACGACCACGACCACGACCATGATGatgaccaccaccatcatcatggAAGCCCTGTAGAAGCAAACTGTTGCCACTGGCTTACTGAGTTGGATGATGAGTGTGTCTGTGACATGTTAGTTCACTTGCCTGTCTTTCTGGCAAGGCCTGCTCACCAATACACTATCATTGTTGATGATTCATGCAAAGTCACTTATACTTGCGGAGGGAGAATTAAACCATAAGGAGACATCATGATTCATGGATGCTTTGGTTTCTGAAGATTtatctctcaagtctcaagtaCTCTCCATAAGTCTGCTTCTACTACCTATTATTGACCTCAAGTTGCTACTTGTAATCAGTCTTTACTTGTTCTGGTTCCTATCTCCTGCTAATCATGTTTCTATTATCTTTCATTCCTGAAAATAAAATTGTAGCTGTTCTCTCATTTGTTTAAGCATTGTAAGGTTTTAATTCAGTTGTTCAAAACAGTGACCAGATGTTGTTGCGAGGGGTTTATGCCAGCCTACACTTTCGTAGGGCTATGGTGATCAGTTTGCATAAAAAAACATGACTATTTCCTCGAGTTTTTCACAAGCAGTGTTATGAAttctagtgttttttttgtccCGACAACATTTCATTTTGTAACAACATTGACATAGTTAGCatttttgttttacaagtggCTATAGTAGTAACATGGCCCATGCATTTGAAGAAAATCATGGCCCTTGTACCACAATTGGTATGGGccaccatcatcatcaccaccatcCACAGTTCCCTCTTGCACTCAACCAACACAAACGCACATGTAGAAAGTCAGCGCCATCCCACTGTACGGAAGAAATGCGCATGGGTGCGGCTTATTGGGGCCGCCGAACAAGGCCTTTTCTATAGATGAAGTTGCTTTCCAACTGTACGCCTACCACTATGTAGCTATTAAATTTGACATTTATTTAGAATTGAGAATGTCAAGATACATGGGTGATGGGTATGTCTCAGTGTCAGGAACAAGAAATCAACAGTCATGCCATAAGGCATTGTAAATTGTGGTCTCTAATGGTGGATGGATTGGCCGGAATCTCATCGGTCAAGTTGTAAAGAAATTTTCGGACAATGGTGGCGCTCGGTTCGGCCACCAGCATCTTCCATGCCTTGTCTGCCTCCTTTCCGCGCTTTTGGAACACTTGAGTGGCATCAATCCAATGTATGTTCCATCCCTTGATGTTTCTAAGTTTACGTATTTTCTCCACCTGACGACAAGCTAAGTTACAAGTATTATCTTTGGTTTCTTGTATTGCCTCGTTGAGTAGCCTAGCGCGACTTTTCTTGTCCAACAATATTGCTTCATTTCTAAAGTATTTATCGAACTCGGATACCCCAATTGATCTTCTGATTCCCTTAGAATAGTCCCCGGACAGATTGAAAAATTCTATAGCCTCATCCACCATTCCATTTTCGATCATTAGATCCACTCTCTCCGATACAAATTTGTGTAAAACAGGAATTGATACGTCTATCCAAAGAAAGCAACATTCGTACCTTGATTGAAAATTGAAGCCTCTACCATCAATTAGAGTTTCAATGTAAGAATTGGAGCCTCCAATGATGATCGGAAGCCGGTGTCGATCCAAAATGGATTCAATTGTGATCAAAGCAGTGTCACGAAAATTTATAGCTGTGAAATCAGAGTGGGGATTCACTACACCTAGCAAATGGTGCGGGATACCACACCTCTCTTCTTCAGTAATTTTGTTAGTGACAATGTCGAGTCCTTGGTACACTTGCATTTTATCGGAGTTCACTATTTCGGCATGAAATCGGGTAGCAAGGTCGATGGAGAGTCGCGACTTCCCCGTCCCGGTCGCTCCCATTACGATCACAACCTTCTGTTTTTGGAGAGTAGGAGAAAGAATTTCCAGCTTGTGCCTCCCATTTGTTATGTCAAGCATAGGGCTTGGTTGCTTGCACATGATCATGGAAAGTCTCATTGTGTTCGAGAGAAAATATTTTGTATGGTCCTTGTTCTTAATTTCAAAAGGGTAGCATGAGAGGTTGTGTTTATTTATAGGGGACGGATTGAACATATGCTCGTATAAATTCCTCGTTCTGTCACTAACCAAATCCCCCCTCAATCCATTTCGTAGATTTGTCACTGCTTTTATGTGTATGGTTTTTGGAATTAAAGGTAGTCCACTTGCTAGTTGGAGGAGAAGTGGAATTTGTTCCCTCAAAACTTcaactcttttttctttctttttttttttttttgttttatggtACGACTTAGTTGGGAATTTGAACACACTTTGTTGGACGCGTACTGTAAAATGGCACTACAAATAAGTGGAGATggtgttgtcccacatcggtggaATGTGGGCCTAACGTCTTATTTATAAGAACAAGACTATTCCCAAACCACTAACAAGATCTTTTTCTAGGCAtgagtgagttgggcctagcccacttgTTTCCATTGGAATCGGATaatccaaagcggacaatattgttggtgtgtatgggggtgtggatttacaacatgataTCAGAGTAATTCGGTCCAGTTGAACATGACTTTTACtccatttgttgggtttggcatAACTCAACCCACAAATGTTGTTGGatctggcataacccagcccacaaatgccctccacttgttgggtttggCATAATCCAACCCACAAATGTTGTTGGATCTGGCATAACTCAGTCCACAAATGCGGGGGAGTGTTGTCCCATATTGGTGAGATGTGGGACTATTTGTTGTTGGatctggcataacccagcccacaaatgccctccacttgttgggtttggCATAATCCAACCCACAAATGTTGTTGGATCTGGCATAACTCAGTCCACAAATGCGGGGGAGTGTTGTCCCATATTGGTGAGATGTGGGACTAAtgtcttatttataaggacaaacTCACTCCCTAACCACTAACAAAGCTAGGCGGGCACAAGTATCCACGAAAATCGGAtaatccaaaacggacaatattgtttgtgtgtatatgggtgtggatttacaatagATGGAGAACATAT contains:
- the LOC119982277 gene encoding uncharacterized protein LOC119982277, with protein sequence MSKSAVSHSRTVMTYGDKKMLLEQRNKRGQVSIAQMKRVNVLASMFFIVFLILPKLEGAVWPPSVPQQPLCVSQMALVNYACAMLPIPPGSPPFSPARHLQDYDHEHRHSLYHGSAIEQNCCRWLNNVDDECVCAMLVHLPSFLARPVHEYTVIVHNSCNVTYTCQGGVKA
- the LOC119982417 gene encoding uncharacterized protein LOC119982417 isoform X1, with product MGFNSVYRSLIEIFPQIDKRLLRAVAIEQSKDADAAVESVISEIIPYWSQRSFAAFSPPKDIRSVDTSDGGVESEAEYEEQSKLLRRRTVGAEREMGTSSGVLLMNGQAYDNDGTLGAHLTGSTNDEALTTSAVEAEHEEQIKLLSRMVGGEKEVGSSSGVKSMTRQAYDSDGSIGAHLTGSTNDETLASSTTILNFYDSCYGKSSASTGGEELILLRVAQKNSDRFGSVDEPKNLTNEGGDNVTVSHELPTNLVHEMVGASDNLIDLHGELKEFEGPCADDFDMISCGKLDQAKSFLDGSSLERNSSMVEVVPSSPQEDTVDTICHSPHEDIDASASTDDFEKLEAGGSIDLKSNDEFPVVRKEDTEGDANIIITRSGQICRVDLLEEIIEVSKNHKKTLFAAMESVMNMMREVELQEKAAETAEEEAARGGLDVLVEVEKLKTMLEHAKEANNMHAGEVYGEKAILATELRELQTRMLSLSDERDKSLAILDEMHQSLEARLAVAEKLKKAAEQEKLEKEESARNALAEQEAIMEMVVQDSKILEQEAEENSKLQEFLIDRGHVVDALQGEISVIFQDIRLLKENFDERVPLSKSISSSQTSCRLASSGSSVKSIALDLLSEKNGTSKSPLKEIQTPTDAQSSGSGHEEKINSMYAQSPGSRHEEEIISPDHRALLDDGWDIFDKDTELQQDNLAMYMIDGNKI
- the LOC119982275 gene encoding adenylate isopentenyltransferase 3, chloroplastic-like, whose product is MFNPSPINKHNLSCYPFEIKNKDHTKYFLSNTMRLSMIMCKQPSPMLDITNGRHKLEILSPTLQKQKVVIVMGATGTGKSRLSIDLATRFHAEIVNSDKMQVYQGLDIVTNKITEEERCGIPHHLLGVVNPHSDFTAINFRDTALITIESILDRHRLPIIIGGSNSYIETLIDGRGFNFQSRYECCFLWIDVSIPVLHKFVSERVDLMIENGMVDEAIEFFNLSGDYSKGIRRSIGVSEFDKYFRNEAILLDKKSRARLLNEAIQETKDNTCNLACRQVEKIRKLRNIKGWNIHWIDATQVFQKRGKEADKAWKMLVAEPSATIVRKFLYNLTDEIPANPSTIRDHNLQCLMA
- the LOC119982276 gene encoding uncharacterized histidine-rich protein DDB_G0274557, whose product is MERRKIFALMFLAAISVFLPKMESQVAPRPLCSSQLALVNYACSQLPMPYAPPLSSSLNSSLDEDGNGSRNISGHQNHHHHHDHDDDDHDHDDDDDDHDHDDDDHDHRHHHHHHHHDHDHDHHHHHDRDHDHHHHDHDHDHDDDHHHHHGSPVEANCCHWLTELDDECVCDMLVHLPVFLARPAHQYTIIVDDSCKVTYTCGGRIKP
- the LOC119982417 gene encoding uncharacterized protein LOC119982417 isoform X2; the protein is MGFNSVYRSLIEIFPQIDKRLLRAVAIEQSKDADAAVESVISEIIPYWSQRSFAAFSPPKDIRSVDTSDGGVESEAEYEEQSKLLRRRTVGAEREMGTSSGVLLMNGQAYDNDGTLGAHLTGSTNDEALTTSAVEAEHEEQIKLLSRMVGGEKEVGSSSGVKSMTRQAYDSDGSIGAHLTGSTNDETLASSTTILNFYDSCYGKSSASTGGEELILLRVAQKNSDRFGSVDEPKNLTNEGGDNVTVSHELPTNLVHEMVGASDNLIDLHGELKEFEGPCADDFDMISCGKLDQAKSFLDGSSLERNSSMVEVVPSSPQEDTVDTICHSPHEDIDASASTDDFEKLEAGGSIDLKSNDEFPVVRKEDTEGDANIIITRSGQICRVDLLEEIIEVSKNHKTLFAAMESVMNMMREVELQEKAAETAEEEAARGGLDVLVEVEKLKTMLEHAKEANNMHAGEVYGEKAILATELRELQTRMLSLSDERDKSLAILDEMHQSLEARLAVAEKLKKAAEQEKLEKEESARNALAEQEAIMEMVVQDSKILEQEAEENSKLQEFLIDRGHVVDALQGEISVIFQDIRLLKENFDERVPLSKSISSSQTSCRLASSGSSVKSIALDLLSEKNGTSKSPLKEIQTPTDAQSSGSGHEEKINSMYAQSPGSRHEEEIISPDHRALLDDGWDIFDKDTELQQDNLAMYMIDGNKI